One segment of Macrotis lagotis isolate mMagLag1 chromosome 1, bilby.v1.9.chrom.fasta, whole genome shotgun sequence DNA contains the following:
- the LOC141511290 gene encoding BOLA class I histocompatibility antigen, alpha chain BL3-7-like isoform X3, which translates to MGRITSALSVPPTASGAAGFGIRGSYKDHHPPFPAPSLAADSGVGSGGSYPELGPRPLPSDSHSLRFFYTAWTRPELGEPRFVAVGYVDDEEFVRFDSDGPNPRAEPRAAWMERVVLVDPEYWERNTRVGWKNSELYGEKLGALRRDLNLSRGGVHTLQFLHGCEVSPDGRLQRGFYQDAYDRQEDVASDVKTWTWTWTVFVPQLEISKHSWEEESEAERRLCLQEECVQWLHNYLEMGKEALTRTDPPSVRVTLSDTAHHGKVTLTCRAQDFYPAKISLTWLRDEEQLQDTEFIETRPGGDGTFQKWAAVGVTPGQEGRYTCQVQHKGLAEPLTLKWENNKTSSSSTWTILGVTVGVFLLLLAVAVVVFWRKKNSGRGEACGQAADNDRAQGTDVPLQSLNQMYSVARSEELED; encoded by the exons ATGGGGAGAATCACGAGCGCCCTCTCAGTGCCCCCAACAGCCTCGGGGGCGGCGGGATTTGGAATCCGGGGGTCCTACAAGGATCACCATCCCCCCTTCCCCGCCCCGAGCTTGGCCGCAGACTCCGGGGTCGGGTCGGGCGGATCCTACCCGGAGCTGGGGCCCCGTCCCCTCCCCTCAGACTCTCACTCCCTGAGGTTTTTCTACACCGCCTGGACCCGGCCCGAGCTCGGGGAGCCCCGCTTCGTGGCCGTGGGCTACGTGGACGATGAGGAGTTCGTGCGCTTCGACAGCGACGGCCCCAATCCGAGGGCGGAGCCGCGGGCGGCGTGGATGGAGCGGGTGGTCCTGGTGGACCCCGAGTACTGGGAGCGGAACACGCGGGTCGGGTGGAAGAACTCGGAGCTGTACGGGGAGAAGCTGGGGGCCCTGCGCCGGGATCTCAACCTTAGCCGGGGCG GCGTCCACACTCTCCAGTTCCTGCACGGCTGCGAGGTCTCCCCCGACGGCCGCCTGCAGCGCGGCTTTTACCAAGACGCCTACGACAGACAGGAAGACGTTGCCTCGGATGTCAAGACCTGGACGTGGACCTGGACAGTGTTCGTGCCCCAGCTGGAGATCTCCAAGCACTCGTGGGAGGAGGAGAGCGAAGCTGAGAGGAGGCTCTGTCTGCAGGAGGAGTGTGTTCAGTGGCTGCACAACTACCTGGAGATGGGGAAGGAGGCGCTGACCAGGACAG ACCCTCCTTCTGTCCGAGTGACCCTCAGTGACACTGCCCACCATGGGAAGGTCACCCTGACCTGCCGGGCCCAGGACTTTTACCCTGCAAAGATCTCTCTGACTTGGCTGAGGGATGAGGAACAGCTCCAGGACACGGAATTCATTGAGACCAGGCCTGGGGGAGACGGAACCTTCCAGAAGTGGGCAGCTGTGGGGGTGACCCCAGGCCAGGAAGGGAGATACACCTGCCAAGTACAACATAAGGGACTGGCTGAGCCCCTCACCCTGAAATGGGAAAACAATA AGACATCATCTTCATCCACCTGGACCATCCTGGGGGTTACAGTTGgggtcttcctcctcctcctcgctgTTGCTGTAGTTGtattctggaggaaaaagaacTCAG
- the LOC141511290 gene encoding H-2 class I histocompatibility antigen, Q10 alpha chain-like isoform X5, with protein sequence MGRITSALSVPPTASGAAGFGIRGSYKDHHPPFPAPSLAADSGVGSGGSYPELGPRPLPSDSHSLRFFYTAWTRPELGEPRFVAVGYVDDEEFVRFDSDGPNPRAEPRAAWMERVVLVDPEYWERNTRVGWKNSELYGEKLGALRRDLNLSRGGVHTLQFLHGCEVSPDGRLQRGFYQDAYDRQEDVASDVKTWTWTWTVFVPQLEISKHSWEEESEAERRLCLQEECVQWLHNYLEMGKEALTRTDPPSVRVTLSDTAHHGKVTLTCRAQDFYPAKISLTWLRDEEQLQDTEFIETRPGGDGTFQKWAAVGVTPGQEGRYTCQVQHKGLAEPLTLKWENNIPF encoded by the exons ATGGGGAGAATCACGAGCGCCCTCTCAGTGCCCCCAACAGCCTCGGGGGCGGCGGGATTTGGAATCCGGGGGTCCTACAAGGATCACCATCCCCCCTTCCCCGCCCCGAGCTTGGCCGCAGACTCCGGGGTCGGGTCGGGCGGATCCTACCCGGAGCTGGGGCCCCGTCCCCTCCCCTCAGACTCTCACTCCCTGAGGTTTTTCTACACCGCCTGGACCCGGCCCGAGCTCGGGGAGCCCCGCTTCGTGGCCGTGGGCTACGTGGACGATGAGGAGTTCGTGCGCTTCGACAGCGACGGCCCCAATCCGAGGGCGGAGCCGCGGGCGGCGTGGATGGAGCGGGTGGTCCTGGTGGACCCCGAGTACTGGGAGCGGAACACGCGGGTCGGGTGGAAGAACTCGGAGCTGTACGGGGAGAAGCTGGGGGCCCTGCGCCGGGATCTCAACCTTAGCCGGGGCG GCGTCCACACTCTCCAGTTCCTGCACGGCTGCGAGGTCTCCCCCGACGGCCGCCTGCAGCGCGGCTTTTACCAAGACGCCTACGACAGACAGGAAGACGTTGCCTCGGATGTCAAGACCTGGACGTGGACCTGGACAGTGTTCGTGCCCCAGCTGGAGATCTCCAAGCACTCGTGGGAGGAGGAGAGCGAAGCTGAGAGGAGGCTCTGTCTGCAGGAGGAGTGTGTTCAGTGGCTGCACAACTACCTGGAGATGGGGAAGGAGGCGCTGACCAGGACAG ACCCTCCTTCTGTCCGAGTGACCCTCAGTGACACTGCCCACCATGGGAAGGTCACCCTGACCTGCCGGGCCCAGGACTTTTACCCTGCAAAGATCTCTCTGACTTGGCTGAGGGATGAGGAACAGCTCCAGGACACGGAATTCATTGAGACCAGGCCTGGGGGAGACGGAACCTTCCAGAAGTGGGCAGCTGTGGGGGTGACCCCAGGCCAGGAAGGGAGATACACCTGCCAAGTACAACATAAGGGACTGGCTGAGCCCCTCACCCTGAAATGGGAAAACAATA TTCCATTTTAG